A single genomic interval of Staphylococcus hyicus harbors:
- the mutS gene encoding DNA mismatch repair protein MutS, which yields MTNVTPMMKQYLNIKSEHKDALLFFRLGDFYELFYDDAVTASRVLEITLTKRDAKKDNPIPMAGVPYHSADGYIETLIQNGFKVAICEQMEDPRQVKGMVKREVVRVVTPGTLIERGGLDESQNNYIVSFICRQNEYALSYCDVSTGELKVTHFDDESTLINEVTTIQPNEIVVDQPLTDALKRQFSIITETITVRESVSDTSYSVNTMTHHTMSHAVQILLDYIFDTQKRDLSHIEEVVTYQALDYMKMDFYAKRNLELTESIRLKSKKGTLLWLMDKTKTPMGARRLKQWIDRPLIQRSDIEQRHDAVEQFINYFIERDTLRQYLTEVYDIERLVGRVSFGNVNAKDLVQLKHSIAQIPNIKALLQTIDSDAIAHFNALEPLDDLLETLQNSLVDEPPLSVKEGGLFKEGYHHQLDEYLDASRNGKTWLAELQTKERERTGIKSLKISFNKVFGYYIEITRANLTQFNPEDYGYERKQTLANAERFITDELKEKEAMILGAQEKSVELEYKLFTELRMYVKTFTERLQHQAKMISELDCLQSFAEIAQAYNYVRPTFSHDQTLDLKASRHPVVERVMDYNDYVPNDCYLDASEFIYLITGPNMSGKSTYMRQVAIISIMAQMGAYVPCDTAVLPIFDQIFTRIGAADDLVSGKSTFMVEMLEAQKALKHATPNSLIIFDEIGRGTSTYDGLALAQAMIEYVAETSKAKTLFSTHYHELTELETALPSLKNVHVAANEYKGELIFLHKVKPGAVEHSYGIQVAKLADLPEAVISRAQVILDAFESESNTQSYNPHVHPKHIEINETNDTPAFKKAAQDTRVEQASFNLFDNESSKSEVELEIKDLNISQMTPIEALVKLNELQNKLK from the coding sequence ATGACAAATGTCACGCCTATGATGAAACAATATTTAAATATTAAATCGGAACATAAAGATGCTTTGCTTTTTTTCCGTTTAGGAGACTTTTATGAATTGTTTTATGATGATGCGGTAACTGCTTCTCGTGTGTTGGAAATAACGTTAACGAAGCGCGATGCAAAAAAAGATAATCCGATACCAATGGCAGGTGTGCCATATCATTCTGCAGATGGCTACATTGAAACGTTAATCCAAAATGGTTTCAAAGTTGCCATATGTGAACAAATGGAAGACCCAAGGCAAGTAAAAGGAATGGTTAAGCGAGAGGTCGTACGTGTGGTCACACCTGGAACTTTAATTGAACGCGGAGGTCTCGATGAATCTCAAAATAATTACATTGTTAGTTTCATCTGTCGACAGAATGAATATGCTTTAAGCTATTGTGATGTGAGTACAGGTGAATTGAAAGTGACCCATTTTGATGATGAAAGTACATTAATAAATGAAGTCACGACTATTCAACCCAATGAAATCGTAGTGGACCAACCTCTCACAGATGCTTTAAAGCGACAATTTAGTATAATTACTGAAACAATCACTGTTCGTGAATCGGTTTCAGATACATCATATTCAGTAAACACTATGACACATCATACAATGTCACATGCTGTACAAATACTACTGGATTATATTTTTGACACACAAAAACGTGATTTATCACATATTGAAGAAGTGGTTACATATCAAGCATTAGATTACATGAAGATGGACTTTTATGCAAAACGCAATTTAGAATTGACTGAAAGTATTCGCTTAAAGTCTAAAAAAGGAACTTTATTATGGTTAATGGATAAAACCAAAACCCCGATGGGTGCCCGACGCTTAAAACAGTGGATTGATCGTCCTTTAATACAACGTTCCGATATAGAGCAACGTCACGATGCAGTCGAACAATTTATAAATTATTTTATAGAACGTGATACATTGCGACAATATTTAACTGAAGTATACGATATCGAGAGATTAGTTGGACGTGTCAGTTTCGGGAATGTCAATGCCAAAGATCTAGTACAATTGAAACATTCTATCGCACAAATACCGAACATTAAAGCACTGCTACAAACCATTGATTCTGATGCGATTGCACATTTTAACGCTTTAGAACCTCTAGATGACCTACTTGAAACCCTTCAAAACAGTTTGGTGGATGAACCTCCATTATCTGTTAAAGAAGGTGGTTTATTCAAAGAAGGTTATCATCACCAACTCGATGAATATCTAGATGCCTCGCGCAATGGTAAAACATGGCTAGCGGAATTACAAACTAAAGAACGAGAACGCACCGGTATTAAATCTTTAAAAATTAGTTTCAATAAAGTGTTCGGATATTATATAGAAATTACACGGGCAAATCTGACACAATTTAACCCGGAAGATTATGGATATGAACGCAAACAAACATTAGCTAATGCGGAACGTTTTATTACAGATGAATTAAAAGAAAAAGAAGCTATGATTCTAGGCGCACAAGAAAAATCTGTAGAGTTAGAGTATAAGTTGTTTACGGAATTAAGAATGTACGTGAAAACATTTACAGAACGTTTGCAACATCAAGCAAAAATGATTTCTGAGTTAGACTGTTTACAAAGTTTTGCTGAAATCGCACAAGCTTATAATTATGTTAGACCTACATTTAGTCATGACCAAACTTTGGATTTAAAAGCATCACGCCATCCAGTGGTTGAACGTGTCATGGATTATAACGATTATGTCCCAAATGATTGTTATTTAGACGCATCTGAGTTTATCTACTTAATTACAGGCCCTAATATGTCTGGTAAATCTACGTATATGCGCCAGGTTGCTATTATTAGTATCATGGCACAAATGGGGGCCTATGTACCATGTGATACAGCAGTACTACCCATTTTCGATCAAATTTTTACCCGTATAGGCGCTGCAGATGATTTAGTTTCAGGAAAAAGTACGTTTATGGTAGAAATGTTGGAGGCGCAAAAAGCGTTAAAACATGCTACACCTAACAGTTTAATAATATTTGATGAAATTGGACGTGGAACATCAACATATGACGGATTAGCATTGGCCCAAGCGATGATTGAATATGTTGCTGAAACGTCAAAGGCAAAAACGTTATTTTCAACTCACTATCACGAATTAACTGAGCTTGAAACGGCCTTACCGAGTTTGAAAAATGTGCATGTGGCGGCGAATGAATATAAAGGTGAACTGATATTTTTACATAAGGTTAAACCAGGTGCCGTTGAACATAGTTATGGAATACAAGTGGCTAAGCTTGCGGATTTACCTGAAGCGGTCATTTCACGTGCGCAAGTTATACTGGATGCATTCGAATCAGAGTCCAACACACAATCTTATAACCCACACGTACATCCTAAACACATAGAAATTAATGAAACGAACGATACACCAGCTTTCAAAAAAGCTGCTCAGGATACACGTGTTGAACAAGCTTCTTTTAATTTATTTGATAATGAATCATCTAAAAGTGAAGTTGAATTAGAAATTAAAGACCTCAATATATC
- the thiW gene encoding energy coupling factor transporter S component ThiW: protein MNHKKLTLTALFIAVNVILSTIVVIPIGPFKAMPVQHFINVLSAVLLGPWFGLAQAFLSSLIRLLFGLGTPFAFPGSMVGVLVASLFYYVNKHLFVASIGEVIGTGIIGSLLCIPLAWILGLEDMLIKPLMATFLLSSFVGASLSYFLLIVLKKRHQLPNLEQKSKRKF from the coding sequence GTGAATCATAAAAAGCTCACTTTAACGGCACTCTTTATCGCTGTTAATGTGATATTAAGTACGATTGTGGTTATTCCAATTGGGCCATTTAAAGCTATGCCTGTTCAACATTTTATTAATGTATTAAGTGCAGTGCTCTTAGGCCCATGGTTTGGTCTTGCGCAAGCCTTTTTATCGTCTCTTATACGCTTGCTTTTTGGTTTGGGAACCCCGTTTGCCTTTCCAGGTAGTATGGTTGGCGTTCTAGTTGCAAGTTTATTTTATTACGTGAACAAGCATTTATTTGTAGCATCCATTGGAGAAGTCATAGGAACAGGTATTATCGGGAGTTTATTATGCATTCCATTAGCATGGATTTTAGGGTTAGAAGATATGTTGATTAAACCATTAATGGCGACATTTTTATTATCAAGCTTTGTGGGGGCTTCTTTAAGTTATTTCTTATTAATCGTTTTAAAGAAGCGCCATCAGTTGCCCAATTTAGAGCAAAAGTCGAAGCGCAAATTTTAA
- a CDS encoding YlbF family regulator, which yields MFKKDEILRHATMLGQDIQALDSIKRYRQIEAQIHLHPEIAKQMDALKQNQKHSVNLQNYNKPIAYERSEKTISHIQNEINAFPIVMQFRQSQEEANDTLHLIIETLATRLQGADCFSGSIQQKEE from the coding sequence ATGTTTAAAAAGGATGAAATATTGCGCCATGCAACAATGTTAGGTCAAGATATTCAAGCGCTAGATTCAATCAAACGTTATCGTCAAATCGAAGCGCAAATTCATCTTCATCCAGAAATTGCGAAACAAATGGATGCTTTAAAACAAAATCAGAAGCACTCTGTGAATTTACAAAATTACAATAAACCTATAGCATATGAGCGTTCAGAAAAAACAATTTCACATATTCAAAATGAAATTAATGCATTTCCGATTGTTATGCAATTTAGACAATCACAAGAAGAAGCGAATGATACGCTCCATCTTATTATAGAAACATTAGCAACCAGACTCCAAGGTGCCGATTGCTTCTCTGGTTCTATTCAACAGAAAGAGGAGTGA
- the miaB gene encoding tRNA (N6-isopentenyl adenosine(37)-C2)-methylthiotransferase MiaB, whose protein sequence is MNEEQRKAGTLDVLSRRNEKEKDYSKYFEHVYQPPSLKEAKKRGKEAVAYNRDFQIDEKYRGMGKGRTFLIKTYGCQMNAHDTEVMAGIFTALGYTPTEDVNVADVILLNTCAIRENAENKVFGEIGNLKHIKQERPDCLIGVCGCMSQEESVVNKILKSYQNVDMIFGTHNIHRLPQILEEAYLSKAMVVEVWSKEGDVIENLPKVREGHIKAWVNIMYGCDKFCTYCIVPFTRGKERSRRPQDIIEEVRDLARQGYQEITLLGQNVNSYGKDLEDLEYGLGDLLEDIAKIDIPRVRFTTSHPWDFTDRMIEVIAQGGNIVPHIHLPVQSGNNQVLKIMGRKYSRESYLDLVRRIKAAIPDVALTTDIIVGYPNETEEQFVETLTLYEEVGFEHAYTYLYSQRDGTPAAKMKDNVPTEVKKERLQRLNRLVGEYSARALAQYEGQTVKVLCEGASKKDDEVLAGYTEKNKLVNFRAPKDVIGKIVEVKIVEAKQFSLNGEFVGVSETALVTP, encoded by the coding sequence GTGAATGAAGAACAAAGAAAAGCGGGCACATTAGATGTGTTATCGCGCCGTAATGAAAAAGAAAAAGATTATAGCAAGTACTTTGAACACGTTTATCAACCCCCAAGTTTAAAAGAAGCCAAAAAACGCGGGAAAGAAGCAGTAGCATATAATAGAGACTTTCAAATTGATGAAAAATATCGCGGTATGGGTAAAGGGCGTACATTTTTAATTAAAACCTATGGGTGTCAAATGAATGCACACGATACGGAAGTCATGGCTGGTATATTCACTGCACTAGGTTATACACCGACTGAAGATGTAAATGTGGCGGATGTTATCTTATTAAATACGTGTGCGATTCGAGAAAATGCTGAAAATAAAGTATTCGGTGAAATTGGTAATTTAAAACATATTAAACAAGAACGCCCAGATTGTTTAATCGGTGTGTGCGGTTGTATGTCACAAGAAGAATCCGTTGTAAATAAAATTTTGAAATCGTATCAAAATGTTGACATGATTTTTGGTACGCATAACATTCACCGCCTTCCTCAAATTTTGGAAGAAGCTTACCTTTCAAAAGCGATGGTAGTGGAAGTTTGGTCTAAAGAAGGCGATGTCATTGAAAATCTCCCTAAAGTGCGCGAAGGTCACATTAAAGCATGGGTTAATATTATGTATGGATGTGACAAATTCTGTACGTATTGTATTGTTCCGTTTACTCGTGGTAAAGAACGGAGCCGCCGTCCGCAAGATATTATAGAAGAAGTACGTGATCTTGCACGTCAAGGTTACCAAGAAATCACATTATTAGGTCAAAATGTGAATTCTTACGGTAAAGATTTAGAGGATCTTGAATATGGTCTCGGTGATTTATTAGAAGATATCGCTAAAATTGATATCCCTCGTGTCCGTTTTACTACGAGTCATCCTTGGGACTTTACAGATCGCATGATTGAAGTTATTGCGCAAGGTGGCAATATCGTACCGCACATCCATTTACCTGTACAATCTGGTAACAATCAAGTACTTAAAATTATGGGACGTAAATATTCTCGTGAAAGTTACTTAGACTTAGTGCGTCGAATTAAGGCAGCGATTCCTGATGTGGCACTGACGACTGATATTATTGTGGGTTACCCAAATGAAACTGAGGAACAGTTTGTAGAGACTCTAACATTGTATGAAGAAGTGGGCTTTGAGCACGCTTATACGTACCTATATTCACAACGAGATGGTACACCTGCAGCTAAAATGAAAGATAATGTGCCTACAGAGGTGAAAAAAGAGCGTTTACAACGTTTGAATCGCTTAGTAGGTGAATATTCAGCACGCGCTTTGGCGCAATACGAAGGTCAAACTGTAAAAGTGTTGTGTGAAGGTGCAAGTAAGAAAGATGATGAAGTATTAGCAGGTTATACTGAAAAGAACAAGCTTGTGAATTTCCGTGCACCTAAAGATGTTATAGGTAAAATTGTTGAGGTGAAAATTGTTGAAGCAAAGCAATTTTCTTTAAATGGTGAATTTGTGGGTGTGTCTGAAACGGCGTTGGTGACGCCTTAA
- a CDS encoding thiamine-binding protein: protein MIDTLMSIQIIPKTPNGKDVIPFVDEAIAIIEKSGLKYRVGPLETTIEGDMSELLILIQQMNERMVELEVESVISQVKFYHAPEGISMSTLTEKYDDI, encoded by the coding sequence ATGATCGATACGTTAATGAGCATTCAAATCATCCCTAAAACGCCAAACGGGAAAGATGTCATACCATTTGTAGACGAAGCTATCGCCATTATTGAGAAATCTGGATTGAAATATCGTGTAGGTCCCCTTGAAACGACAATTGAAGGGGATATGAGTGAGTTGCTTATCTTGATTCAACAAATGAATGAACGCATGGTGGAACTTGAAGTAGAGAGTGTGATAAGCCAAGTGAAGTTTTATCATGCACCTGAGGGTATTAGCATGTCGACGTTAACTGAGAAATATGATGATATTTAA
- a CDS encoding 2-oxoacid:ferredoxin oxidoreductase subunit beta yields the protein MATFKDFRNNVKPNWCPGCGDFSVQAAIQKAAANVGLEPEEVAIITGIGCSGRLSGYVNSYGVHSIHGRALPLAQGVKMANKDLTVIASGGDGDGYAIGIGHTIHALRRNMNLTYIVMDNQIYGLTKGQTSPSSAVGFVTKTTPKGNIEQNVAPLELALSSGATFVAQGFSNDIKGLTKMIEDAIQHDGFSFVNVFSPCVTYNKINTYDWFKAHLTSIEEIEGYDVSNKQQAIQTVIEHESLLKGIVYQDTVTPSYESQIEGLSNQPLAHQNLKLEQAQFESLTKQFI from the coding sequence TTGGCAACTTTTAAAGATTTTAGAAATAATGTAAAGCCGAATTGGTGTCCAGGGTGTGGTGACTTTTCAGTTCAAGCAGCTATACAAAAAGCAGCAGCGAACGTAGGTCTAGAGCCTGAAGAAGTTGCGATAATTACTGGTATTGGGTGTTCGGGTCGTTTGTCAGGTTATGTAAATTCATACGGTGTGCATTCCATTCATGGACGTGCATTGCCGTTAGCACAAGGTGTTAAAATGGCAAATAAAGATTTAACAGTGATTGCTTCTGGTGGTGACGGTGATGGGTATGCGATTGGTATAGGACATACCATTCATGCCTTACGTCGTAATATGAATTTGACGTACATAGTCATGGATAACCAAATTTATGGTTTGACGAAAGGACAAACGTCACCATCTTCAGCAGTAGGATTTGTTACTAAAACGACTCCTAAAGGTAATATCGAACAAAATGTAGCGCCATTAGAGCTAGCATTATCGTCAGGCGCAACATTTGTTGCACAAGGGTTTTCAAATGATATAAAAGGATTGACTAAAATGATTGAAGATGCCATTCAACATGATGGATTTTCATTTGTAAACGTCTTTTCTCCTTGTGTCACATATAATAAAATCAATACCTATGATTGGTTTAAAGCGCATTTAACAAGTATTGAAGAGATTGAAGGTTATGATGTATCTAACAAACAACAAGCGATTCAAACAGTAATCGAACACGAATCCTTACTAAAAGGCATTGTTTATCAAGACACAGTAACACCTTCTTATGAGTCTCAAATTGAAGGTTTGAGCAACCAACCACTCGCACATCAAAACTTAAAACTTGAACAAGCGCAATTCGAATCGTTAACAAAACAATTTATATAA
- a CDS encoding 2-oxoacid:acceptor oxidoreductase subunit alpha produces MKSQVSWKVGGQQGEGIESTGEIFATAMNRKGYYLYGYRHFSSRIKGGHTNNKIRVSTTPVHAISDDLDILVAFDQETIVLNHHEMREDSVILADSKAKPEKPEDCKAQLIVLPFTEIAKELGTPLMKNMVAIGATSALMHLESSTFESLIESMFEKKGEKVVNLNVEALHKGYELMTQHLADIEGDFVLEEGNGIPHLYMIGNDAIGLGAIAGGSRFMAAYPITPASEIMEYMIDHLPKVNGTVIQTEDEIAAATMAIGANYGGVRAFTASAGPGLSLMMEAIGLSGMTETPLVIINTQRGGPSTGLPTKQEQSDLMQMIYGTHGDIPKIVLAPTDAEDAFYLTVEAFNLAEEYQCPVILLSDLQLSLGKQTVQALDYNRIEIRRESTIMDTIERDADDKNYFKRYALTDSGVSPRPIPGVKGGIHHVTGVEHNEEGKPSEAASNRQAQMDKRMRKTEHLLINDPVEGEVIQDEVDVLYLGFISTKGAIAEGVERLQEAGHTAHQLQLRQLHPFPTETIQKAVDKAKKVVVVEHNYQGQLASIIKMNVHLGDKLIKQTKYDGTPFLPKEIEEKGLEIVNQLKERV; encoded by the coding sequence ATGAAATCACAAGTATCATGGAAAGTCGGCGGTCAACAAGGTGAAGGTATTGAATCTACAGGTGAAATCTTCGCTACAGCAATGAACCGAAAAGGATACTATTTATACGGCTACCGTCATTTCTCAAGTCGTATTAAAGGTGGCCATACTAATAATAAAATTCGTGTCTCTACTACACCAGTCCATGCAATTAGCGATGATCTTGATATTCTAGTTGCTTTTGATCAAGAAACCATAGTTTTAAATCATCATGAAATGCGTGAAGACAGTGTTATTTTGGCTGATAGTAAGGCGAAGCCAGAAAAGCCTGAAGATTGTAAAGCACAATTGATTGTTTTACCATTTACAGAGATTGCAAAAGAATTAGGCACACCTTTAATGAAAAATATGGTTGCGATTGGGGCAACTTCAGCCTTAATGCATTTAGAATCATCTACATTTGAATCATTAATCGAATCTATGTTTGAGAAAAAAGGGGAAAAAGTTGTTAACCTCAATGTTGAAGCATTACATAAAGGTTATGAACTTATGACACAGCACCTTGCAGACATAGAAGGGGATTTTGTTTTAGAAGAAGGTAACGGAATACCCCATTTATATATGATTGGAAATGATGCGATTGGTTTAGGTGCAATTGCTGGAGGCTCACGTTTTATGGCAGCTTATCCAATTACACCTGCATCGGAAATTATGGAATACATGATTGATCATTTACCAAAAGTGAATGGCACGGTTATTCAAACTGAGGATGAAATCGCTGCTGCAACGATGGCTATTGGTGCAAATTACGGTGGTGTACGTGCATTTACTGCATCGGCTGGACCTGGTCTATCACTCATGATGGAAGCGATTGGATTGTCTGGAATGACCGAAACGCCACTCGTAATTATTAATACACAACGTGGGGGTCCATCAACAGGACTTCCTACCAAGCAAGAACAATCTGATTTGATGCAAATGATATACGGTACACACGGTGATATACCTAAAATTGTATTAGCACCAACAGATGCGGAAGATGCATTTTATTTAACGGTTGAAGCCTTTAATTTAGCTGAAGAATATCAATGTCCAGTGATTTTATTAAGTGATTTACAATTATCATTAGGTAAGCAAACCGTTCAAGCACTAGATTATAATCGTATTGAAATTCGTAGAGAGTCAACGATCATGGATACGATCGAACGTGATGCCGATGATAAAAATTATTTTAAGCGTTATGCTTTAACTGATTCTGGTGTATCTCCAAGGCCAATCCCAGGTGTTAAAGGTGGTATTCATCATGTCACTGGTGTCGAACATAATGAAGAAGGAAAGCCAAGTGAAGCAGCAAGTAATCGACAAGCACAAATGGACAAGCGTATGCGTAAAACAGAACATTTACTCATAAATGACCCAGTTGAAGGAGAAGTCATTCAAGATGAGGTAGATGTACTATATCTAGGATTTATTTCGACAAAAGGTGCCATTGCAGAGGGTGTGGAACGTCTGCAAGAGGCCGGTCATACTGCACATCAATTACAATTACGTCAATTGCATCCGTTCCCTACCGAAACGATTCAAAAAGCTGTGGATAAAGCGAAAAAAGTCGTTGTAGTCGAACATAACTATCAAGGTCAATTGGCAAGTATCATCAAAATGAATGTGCACTTAGGTGATAAATTAATTAAGCAAACGAAGTATGATGGTACACCATTTTTACCAAAAGAAATTGAAGAAAAAGGTTTAGAAATCGTGAATCAATTAAAGGAGCGAGTTTAA
- a CDS encoding TIGR00282 family metallophosphoesterase, whose amino-acid sequence MRILFIGDIVGKVGRQTLETYLPKLKHHYRPTVTIVNAENAAHGKGLTEKIYKQLLRQGVDFMTMGNHTYGQREIYDFIDDATRLVRPANFPSEAPGVGMRVININDKKLAVINLQGRSFMPMSDDPFKTADQLIARAKKETDYIFVDFHAETTSEKYAMGWYLDGRVSAVVGTHTHIQTSDERILHQHTAYITDVGMTGYYDGILGINKDEVIKRFITSLPQRHVVPDEGRGILSGVVIDLKSDGTAKSISRILINDDHPFE is encoded by the coding sequence ATGAGAATACTATTTATTGGAGATATCGTAGGGAAAGTGGGACGTCAAACACTTGAGACCTATTTACCAAAATTAAAACATCATTATCGCCCAACAGTGACGATAGTCAATGCGGAAAATGCAGCACATGGTAAAGGGCTGACTGAAAAAATTTATAAACAGTTGTTAAGACAAGGTGTCGATTTCATGACTATGGGTAATCATACTTATGGTCAACGTGAAATTTATGATTTTATTGATGATGCAACGCGGCTCGTTCGCCCAGCAAACTTCCCAAGTGAAGCGCCGGGCGTGGGCATGCGCGTGATCAATATTAATGATAAGAAACTTGCTGTTATTAATTTGCAAGGGCGTAGCTTTATGCCGATGAGTGACGATCCATTTAAAACGGCAGATCAACTAATTGCGCGTGCCAAAAAAGAAACAGACTATATATTTGTTGATTTTCATGCTGAAACCACATCCGAAAAATATGCGATGGGGTGGTATTTAGATGGACGTGTAAGCGCAGTCGTTGGGACACATACGCATATTCAAACCTCAGATGAACGTATATTACATCAACATACTGCATATATTACAGATGTCGGTATGACGGGGTATTATGACGGCATTTTAGGGATTAATAAAGATGAAGTGATTAAGCGATTTATTACGAGCTTACCGCAACGGCATGTCGTACCAGATGAGGGACGTGGGATTTTATCAGGTGTTGTAATTGATTTGAAATCAGATGGAACGGCAAAATCAATCTCTAGAATATTAATCAATGATGACCATCCATTTGAATAA